One genomic region from Streptomyces sp. NBC_00457 encodes:
- a CDS encoding acyl-CoA dehydrogenase family protein, which translates to MPLPPFDPADPLGIDDLLDPEDLAIRDTVRRWAADRVLPYVADWYEKGELPDVRELARELGGIGALGMSLSGYGCAGASAVQYGLACLELEAADSGIRSLVSVQGSLAMYAIHRFGSEDQKQHWLPRMASGEIIGCFGLTEPDHGSDPASMRTHAKRDGGDWVLNGRKMWITNGSVAGVAVVWAQTDDGIRGFVVPTGTAGFSAPEIKHKWSLRASVTSELVLEDVRLPADAVLPDVTGLRGPLSCLSHARYGIVWGAMGAARSCFETAVEYARTREQFGRPIGGFQLTQAKLADMAVELHKGILLAHHLGRRMDAGRLRPEQVSFGKLNNVREAIEICRTSRTILGANGISLEYPVMRHATNLESVLTYEGTVEMHQLVLGKALTGLDAFR; encoded by the coding sequence ATGCCGTTGCCCCCGTTCGATCCCGCCGACCCCCTGGGCATCGACGACCTGCTGGACCCGGAGGACCTCGCGATCCGCGACACCGTGCGCAGGTGGGCCGCCGACCGGGTCCTGCCGTATGTCGCGGACTGGTACGAGAAGGGCGAGCTGCCCGACGTAAGGGAACTGGCCCGTGAACTCGGCGGGATCGGGGCCCTGGGGATGTCCCTCAGCGGGTACGGCTGCGCCGGTGCGAGCGCCGTGCAGTACGGACTGGCCTGTCTGGAACTGGAGGCCGCCGACTCCGGCATCCGCTCCCTCGTGTCCGTGCAGGGCTCCCTGGCCATGTACGCCATCCACCGCTTCGGCAGCGAGGACCAGAAGCAGCACTGGCTGCCCCGCATGGCCTCCGGCGAGATCATCGGCTGCTTCGGTCTGACCGAACCCGACCACGGCTCCGACCCCGCCTCCATGCGCACGCACGCCAAGCGGGACGGCGGCGACTGGGTGCTCAACGGGCGCAAGATGTGGATCACCAACGGGTCGGTGGCCGGTGTCGCCGTCGTCTGGGCGCAGACAGACGACGGGATCCGCGGGTTCGTCGTCCCCACCGGCACCGCCGGCTTCTCCGCCCCGGAGATCAAGCACAAGTGGTCGCTCCGCGCCTCCGTCACCAGCGAACTCGTCCTCGAAGACGTACGGCTGCCCGCCGACGCCGTACTGCCGGACGTCACCGGTCTGCGCGGCCCTCTCAGCTGTCTCTCCCACGCGCGCTACGGCATCGTGTGGGGGGCGATGGGGGCGGCGCGGTCGTGTTTCGAGACCGCTGTGGAATACGCGAGGACGCGGGAGCAGTTCGGGCGGCCCATCGGGGGATTCCAGCTCACCCAGGCCAAGCTCGCCGACATGGCGGTCGAACTGCACAAGGGGATTCTGCTCGCCCATCATCTGGGGCGGCGGATGGATGCCGGCCGCCTGCGTCCCGAGCAGGTCAGCTTCGGCAAACTCAACAACGTACGCGAGGCGATCGAGATCTGCCGTACGTCTCGGACGATCCTCGGGGCCAACGGGATCTCCCTGGAGTACCCCGTCATGCGGCATGCGACGAACCTCGAGTCGGTGCTCACCTACGAGGGCACCGTCGAGATGCACCAGCTCGTGCTGGGCAAGGCGCTCACCGGACTCGACGCGTTCCGGTAA
- a CDS encoding cell division protein SepF: MGSVRKASAWLGLVDDNDDERYYDDDYSEGTEPGEAWVTDPRVKVASDVAVEKGRRIGTVTPDSFRDARAIGELFREGVPVIMNLTAMEPGDAKRVVDFAAGLIFGLRGSIDRVSNRVFLLSPADTEIVSGEPAAHRADGFFNQS; the protein is encoded by the coding sequence ATGGGATCGGTACGCAAGGCGAGTGCCTGGCTTGGCCTCGTCGACGACAACGATGACGAGCGTTACTACGACGACGACTACTCAGAAGGGACTGAGCCCGGGGAGGCCTGGGTCACCGATCCGCGGGTGAAGGTGGCCTCGGACGTGGCGGTCGAGAAGGGCCGCCGGATCGGCACGGTCACTCCGGACAGCTTCCGGGACGCGCGCGCCATCGGCGAACTGTTCCGCGAGGGTGTCCCGGTCATCATGAACCTCACGGCCATGGAGCCGGGCGACGCCAAGCGCGTGGTCGACTTCGCGGCGGGCCTGATCTTCGGTCTCCGGGGTTCGATCGACCGGGTGTCCAACCGCGTGTTCCTGCTCAGCCCGGCCGACACCGAGATCGTCAGCGGGGAGCCGGCGGCACACCGCGCCGACGGTTTCTTCAACCAGAGCTGA
- a CDS encoding S1 family peptidase, whose product MRIKRTTPRSGIQRRTRLIAVSTGLVAAAAIAIPNANAADPTTFSASQLKSAGSSVLKADIPGTAWAVDAKTNRVVVTVDSTVSKAEIAKIKQQAGANASALTIKHAPGKFQKFIQGGDAIYASSWRCSLGFNVQNSSGQQFFLTAGHCTDGAGTWYSNSGRTTVIGSTAGSSFPGNDYGIVRYSGSVSRPGTANGVDITRAATPSVGTTVIRDGSTTGTHSGRVTALNVSVNYGGGDVVGGLIQTTVCAEPGDSGGSLYGSNGTAYGLTSGGSGNCSSGGTTFFQPVTEALSAYGVSVY is encoded by the coding sequence GTGAGGATCAAGCGCACCACCCCCCGCAGCGGTATTCAGAGACGGACCCGGCTGATCGCCGTCAGTACCGGTCTCGTGGCCGCAGCCGCGATCGCGATCCCCAACGCGAACGCCGCCGACCCCACCACGTTCAGCGCCTCCCAGCTCAAGAGCGCCGGCTCCTCGGTGCTCAAGGCTGATATCCCCGGCACCGCCTGGGCCGTCGACGCGAAGACCAACCGGGTCGTCGTCACCGTCGACAGCACGGTCTCCAAGGCCGAGATAGCCAAGATCAAGCAGCAGGCGGGCGCCAACGCCTCCGCGCTCACCATCAAGCACGCCCCGGGCAAGTTCCAGAAGTTCATCCAAGGCGGCGACGCCATCTATGCGAGTAGCTGGCGCTGCTCGCTCGGCTTCAACGTCCAGAACAGCAGCGGCCAGCAGTTCTTCCTGACCGCCGGTCACTGCACCGACGGCGCGGGCACCTGGTACTCCAACTCCGGCCGCACCACGGTCATCGGCTCCACCGCCGGCTCCAGCTTCCCGGGCAACGACTACGGCATCGTGCGCTACTCCGGGTCCGTCAGCCGTCCCGGCACCGCGAACGGCGTGGACATCACCCGCGCGGCCACGCCCAGCGTGGGCACCACCGTCATCCGCGACGGCTCCACCACCGGTACGCACAGCGGCCGGGTCACCGCCCTCAATGTGAGCGTCAACTACGGCGGCGGCGACGTCGTCGGCGGCCTGATCCAGACCACCGTCTGCGCCGAACCCGGCGACTCCGGCGGTTCGCTCTACGGCAGCAACGGCACCGCGTACGGTCTGACCTCCGGCGGCAGCGGCAACTGCTCCTCCGGCGGAACGACCTTCTTCCAGCCGGTCACAGAGGCCCTGAGCGCCTACGGCGTCAGCGTCTACTAG
- a CDS encoding alpha/beta fold hydrolase produces MVDGVRMRDGRWLAVAERGDPDGTPVVLLHGTPGCRQGTVPEDVLTARPGVRFISYDRPGYGDSDRRPGRRVADAARDVAELADALGLDRFAVLGRSGGAPHALACAALLPARVRRAAALGCTAPPNTAGLSWFEGMALSKIEDFTQALTDPLDFAERLAARAAAIRSDPAQLLVSIRDGLTDSDRRIISDPAIGDMLLRAYRESLRTSAYGWLDDDLALLSSWGFDPAAITRPVLLWHGALDTFSPVGHFKWLADRIPRARPVLDPDAGHFGALKALPAVLDWLCATPESRAS; encoded by the coding sequence GTGGTCGACGGCGTACGCATGCGGGACGGCCGATGGCTGGCGGTGGCGGAGCGGGGAGATCCCGACGGCACGCCGGTGGTGCTGCTGCACGGCACCCCGGGCTGCCGCCAGGGCACGGTGCCGGAGGACGTCCTCACCGCGCGCCCCGGCGTGCGGTTCATCTCCTACGACCGTCCCGGCTACGGCGATTCGGACCGCCGGCCGGGACGCCGGGTGGCCGACGCGGCCCGGGACGTGGCCGAGCTGGCGGACGCCCTCGGCCTCGACCGGTTCGCCGTCCTCGGCCGCTCGGGCGGCGCCCCGCACGCGCTGGCCTGCGCCGCGCTGCTGCCGGCGCGGGTGCGGCGGGCGGCGGCGCTGGGGTGTACCGCACCGCCGAACACCGCTGGGCTGAGCTGGTTCGAGGGCATGGCCCTCTCGAAGATCGAGGACTTCACCCAGGCCCTCACCGACCCGCTGGACTTCGCCGAGCGGCTGGCCGCGCGCGCCGCCGCCATCCGCAGCGACCCGGCCCAGCTGCTGGTGTCCATCCGCGACGGGCTCACCGACTCCGACCGGCGGATCATCTCCGACCCGGCCATCGGCGACATGCTGCTGCGCGCCTACCGCGAGTCGCTGCGCACCTCGGCGTACGGCTGGCTCGACGACGACCTCGCCCTGCTCAGCAGCTGGGGCTTCGACCCGGCGGCCATCACCCGCCCGGTGCTGCTGTGGCACGGCGCCCTCGACACCTTCTCTCCCGTGGGCCACTTCAAGTGGCTCGCGGACCGCATCCCCCGGGCCCGCCCCGTCCTGGACCCGGACGCCGGCCACTTCGGAGCGCTCAAAGCCCTGCCCGCCGTACTGGACTGGCTGTGCGCCACACCGGAGTCCAGGGCGTCGTGA
- a CDS encoding slipin family protein, whose protein sequence is MVEELVAAGVSLASVGAVYVMAAARVVKQYERGVVFRLGRLKSDVRGPGFTMIVPFVDKLRKVNLQIVTMPVPAQEGITRDNVTVRVDAVVYFKVVDASDAIVQVEDYRFAVSQMAQTSLRSIIGKSDLDDLLSNREKLNQGLELMIDSPAIGWGVQIDRVEIKDVSLPETMKRSMARQAEADRERRARVINADAELQASKKLAEAAQQMEATPSALQLRLLQTVMAVAAEKNSTLVLPIPVELLRFLEKAPGQAPSAPAVAPHPAQEQLPPAEPRLDPDPGGSISRQD, encoded by the coding sequence ATGGTCGAGGAGCTGGTGGCGGCGGGCGTCTCGCTCGCGTCGGTCGGAGCGGTGTACGTGATGGCGGCGGCGCGGGTCGTCAAACAGTACGAACGCGGTGTGGTGTTCCGGCTCGGCAGGCTGAAATCCGATGTGCGCGGGCCCGGGTTCACGATGATCGTTCCGTTCGTGGACAAGCTCCGCAAGGTCAATCTGCAGATCGTGACGATGCCTGTGCCCGCGCAGGAGGGCATCACCCGGGACAACGTCACGGTGCGGGTGGACGCCGTCGTCTACTTCAAGGTCGTCGACGCGTCGGACGCCATCGTGCAGGTCGAGGACTACCGTTTCGCGGTCTCGCAGATGGCGCAGACCTCGCTGCGCTCGATCATCGGCAAGAGCGACCTGGACGATCTGCTGTCCAACCGCGAAAAGCTCAACCAGGGCCTGGAGTTGATGATCGACAGCCCGGCGATCGGCTGGGGTGTCCAGATCGACCGCGTCGAGATCAAGGACGTGTCGCTGCCCGAGACCATGAAGCGCTCCATGGCCCGGCAGGCGGAGGCGGACCGGGAGCGGCGGGCCCGGGTCATCAACGCCGACGCCGAGCTCCAGGCGTCCAAGAAGCTCGCCGAGGCCGCCCAGCAGATGGAGGCCACGCCTTCCGCCCTGCAACTGCGGCTGCTCCAGACGGTGATGGCGGTCGCCGCCGAGAAGAACTCGACGCTCGTGCTGCCCATCCCGGTGGAACTGCTGCGCTTCCTGGAGAAGGCGCCGGGACAGGCGCCGTCGGCCCCCGCGGTGGCCCCGCACCCGGCGCAGGAACAACTGCCGCCCGCCGAACCGCGCTTGGATCCCGACCCCGGAGGGTCGATTTCAAGACAGGACTAG
- a CDS encoding S1 family peptidase, whose product MKHRRIPKRRAAVAGAGIAALVAAGVTLQTANASESTENSAPETLSVTAAGKLASTLGKELGTDAAGTYYDAQAKSLVVNVLDEAAAQTVEEAGAKARVVANSLAELKSARTTLKQDATIPGTSWMTDPATNKVVVTADRTVSKAEWAKLTKVVDGLGATAELKRTKGEFKPFIAGGDAITDGSGRCSLGFNVVKGGEPFFLTAGHCTEGITNWQDSDGNELGTNEVSSFPDDDYGLVKYTADVEHPSEVNLYNGSTQAIAGASEATVGMEVTRSGSTTQVHEGTVTGLDATVNYGSGDIVNGLIQTDVCAEPGDSGGSLFSGDQAIGLTSGGSGDCTSGGETFFQPVTEALSATGTEIG is encoded by the coding sequence TTGAAGCACCGACGCATACCCAAGCGGCGTGCCGCCGTGGCAGGTGCGGGCATCGCCGCACTCGTAGCCGCGGGTGTCACCTTGCAGACTGCGAACGCCAGCGAGAGCACGGAGAACTCCGCGCCCGAGACGCTCTCGGTCACGGCGGCCGGAAAGCTCGCCTCGACGCTGGGCAAGGAGCTCGGCACCGACGCGGCCGGCACCTACTACGACGCGCAGGCGAAGAGCCTCGTCGTCAACGTGCTCGACGAGGCCGCCGCCCAGACCGTCGAGGAGGCCGGCGCCAAGGCGAGAGTCGTGGCGAACTCCCTCGCCGAGCTCAAGAGCGCCCGGACCACCCTGAAGCAGGACGCGACCATCCCGGGCACCTCCTGGATGACCGACCCGGCCACCAACAAGGTCGTCGTCACCGCCGACCGCACGGTCTCCAAGGCCGAGTGGGCCAAGCTGACCAAGGTCGTCGACGGGCTCGGCGCCACGGCGGAACTCAAGCGCACCAAGGGTGAGTTCAAGCCCTTCATCGCGGGCGGCGACGCCATCACCGACGGCAGCGGGCGCTGCTCGCTCGGCTTCAACGTCGTCAAGGGCGGCGAGCCGTTCTTCCTGACCGCCGGTCACTGCACCGAGGGCATCACGAACTGGCAGGACTCGGACGGCAACGAGCTGGGCACCAACGAGGTCTCCAGCTTCCCGGACGACGACTACGGCCTGGTCAAGTACACGGCCGACGTCGAGCACCCGAGCGAGGTCAACCTCTACAACGGCTCCACGCAGGCCATCGCGGGCGCGTCCGAGGCCACCGTCGGCATGGAGGTCACCCGCAGCGGCTCGACCACGCAGGTGCACGAGGGCACGGTCACCGGCCTGGACGCCACCGTGAACTACGGCAGCGGCGACATCGTCAACGGCCTGATCCAGACCGACGTCTGCGCGGAGCCCGGTGACAGCGGCGGCTCGCTGTTCTCCGGCGATCAGGCGATCGGCCTCACGTCCGGCGGCAGCGGTGACTGCACGTCCGGCGGGGAGACGTTCTTCCAGCCGGTGACCGAGGCGCTGTCTGCCACGGGCACGGAGATCGGCTGA
- a CDS encoding AAA family ATPase produces MLRTLAVENYRSLRRLIVPLDRLNVITGANGTGKSSLYRSLRLLAEAARGGAVAALAREGGLPSVLWAGPEKTSRAMREGRHPVQGTVRSGPVSLQLGFSGDEFGYAMDFGYPVPAGPPSMFDVDPEIKRECIWSGPVLRPAAVLSDRAGAAVKVRGAGGGWSRVHGTLRPYDSMLGEMADPQHAPDVLAVRELIRSWRFYDHVRTDAHAPARAAVIGTRTPVLSGDGSDLAAALQTIREVGHREALDEAVDAAFPGSRVEVMNHGGRFELALRQHGLLRPLTAAELSDGTLRYLLWAAALLTPRPPSLLVLNEPETSLHPDLIPPLADLILTATKDIQIIVVTHARPLADALTKGAIRHRLDVNSIELIKEFGQTEVAGREGPLDEPLWYWPKR; encoded by the coding sequence ATGCTTCGCACACTCGCCGTCGAGAACTACCGGTCCCTGCGTCGCCTGATCGTGCCCCTGGACAGACTGAACGTGATCACGGGTGCGAACGGCACGGGCAAGTCCAGCCTGTACCGCTCCCTGCGGCTGCTGGCCGAGGCCGCGCGCGGCGGCGCCGTCGCGGCTCTCGCGCGCGAGGGCGGGCTGCCGTCGGTGCTGTGGGCGGGACCCGAGAAGACCAGCCGCGCGATGCGCGAGGGCCGCCATCCGGTACAGGGCACCGTCCGCTCGGGGCCGGTCAGCCTGCAACTTGGCTTCTCGGGAGACGAGTTCGGGTATGCGATGGACTTCGGGTATCCGGTCCCGGCAGGCCCGCCGTCCATGTTCGACGTCGACCCGGAGATCAAGCGCGAGTGCATCTGGAGCGGGCCGGTGCTGCGCCCCGCCGCCGTCCTCTCGGACCGCGCGGGGGCGGCCGTGAAGGTGCGCGGCGCGGGCGGCGGCTGGTCCCGGGTGCACGGGACGCTACGGCCGTACGACAGCATGCTCGGCGAAATGGCCGACCCCCAGCACGCGCCTGACGTGCTGGCGGTGCGCGAACTCATCAGATCCTGGCGGTTCTACGACCATGTCCGCACCGACGCCCACGCCCCGGCCCGCGCCGCCGTGATCGGCACCCGCACGCCGGTGCTCAGCGGCGACGGCTCCGACCTTGCGGCTGCGCTCCAGACGATCCGCGAGGTCGGTCACCGCGAGGCGCTGGACGAGGCGGTCGACGCGGCCTTCCCCGGCAGCCGCGTCGAGGTCATGAACCACGGCGGCCGCTTCGAACTCGCCCTGCGCCAACACGGACTGCTGCGCCCGCTCACCGCGGCCGAACTGTCCGACGGCACCCTGCGCTACCTGCTCTGGGCTGCCGCGTTGCTCACCCCCCGGCCGCCGTCCCTCCTGGTCCTCAACGAGCCCGAGACCAGCCTCCACCCCGACCTGATCCCCCCACTCGCCGATCTGATCCTCACCGCGACGAAGGACATCCAGATCATCGTCGTCACCCACGCAAGACCACTGGCCGACGCCTTGACCAAGGGCGCGATACGCCATCGCCTGGACGTCAACTCCATAGAGCTGATCAAGGAGTTCGGACAAACGGAGGTGGCAGGCCGAGAGGGCCCACTGGACGAACCGCTGTGGTACTGGCCCAAGCGGTGA
- a CDS encoding DUF3533 domain-containing protein, whose protein sequence is MTRNSFLSEVKDAVTPRATLLVIGVIALQLLFIASYVGALHDPKPKDVPFGVVAPQVAAEQAVTRLERLPGSPLDPRAVADAATAREQILNRDIDGALIIDPAGTTDTLLVATGGGTVLATALETITTTLEKAEQRTVRVVDVAPASLQDFDGLSSFYLVVGWCVGGYLCASILAISSGARPADPRRAAIRLAVMALVSIVGGLGGAVIVGPILGALPGSVAALWGLGALITFAVGAATLALQGVFGIVGVGLAILIVVIAGNPSAGGAFPLPMLPPFWQAIGPALPPGAGTWAARSIAYFKGNDTTASLLVLSAWAAAGIAITMAAATFRRRRAAG, encoded by the coding sequence ATGACACGGAACAGCTTCCTCTCCGAGGTGAAGGACGCCGTCACCCCAAGAGCCACCCTGCTGGTCATCGGAGTGATCGCCCTCCAACTGCTGTTCATCGCCTCCTACGTAGGCGCACTGCACGACCCGAAGCCCAAGGACGTGCCCTTCGGGGTGGTCGCACCCCAGGTCGCGGCCGAGCAGGCGGTGACCCGGCTGGAGCGGCTGCCCGGCTCTCCCCTGGACCCGCGCGCGGTGGCCGACGCGGCGACGGCGCGCGAGCAGATCCTGAACCGGGACATCGACGGTGCGCTGATCATCGACCCGGCGGGGACGACGGACACGCTCCTGGTCGCGACCGGCGGTGGCACTGTCCTCGCCACCGCCCTGGAGACGATCACCACCACCCTGGAGAAGGCCGAGCAGCGCACGGTCAGGGTCGTCGACGTGGCCCCCGCCTCGCTCCAGGACTTCGACGGGCTGTCGTCCTTCTACCTCGTCGTCGGCTGGTGCGTCGGCGGCTATCTGTGCGCCTCGATCCTGGCGATCAGCTCCGGCGCCCGGCCCGCCGACCCGCGCCGCGCGGCGATCCGGCTGGCCGTCATGGCGCTGGTGTCGATCGTCGGAGGGCTCGGCGGAGCGGTCATCGTCGGGCCGATCCTGGGTGCCCTGCCCGGGAGCGTGGCGGCCCTCTGGGGGCTCGGCGCGCTGATCACGTTCGCCGTAGGGGCGGCCACGCTCGCGCTCCAGGGCGTCTTCGGGATCGTCGGCGTCGGCCTCGCGATCCTCATCGTGGTGATCGCGGGCAACCCGAGCGCGGGCGGCGCCTTCCCGCTGCCGATGCTGCCGCCCTTCTGGCAGGCGATCGGCCCCGCGCTGCCGCCGGGCGCGGGGACGTGGGCGGCGCGCTCCATCGCGTACTTCAAGGGCAACGACACGACGGCATCGCTGCTGGTGCTGTCGGCGTGGGCGGCGGCCGGGATCGCGATCACGATGGCCGCGGCGACGTTCCGACGGCGGCGGGCGGCAGGCTGA
- a CDS encoding phage tail tube protein: protein MAGTNAKEIRVAGSGRVLIAPLATEPPADTGAAWGAGWKDLGYTTTDGVKISKKDKLDPVDTWQSVSSARFVYSDRDLSFKFQLLQLNEDTLPFFFGGGKVTETATGSGLYKYEMAAEPKFDERMLGLEFTDGDEVTYRMIVARGQVTETEEIALVRTAPVKLGVTFTALATVDDAPLATFLMKDPSFSAA, encoded by the coding sequence ATGGCCGGAACGAACGCCAAGGAGATCCGGGTCGCGGGCAGCGGCCGGGTCCTCATCGCCCCGCTCGCCACCGAACCGCCCGCCGACACCGGTGCGGCGTGGGGTGCCGGGTGGAAGGACCTCGGCTACACCACCACCGACGGGGTCAAGATCTCCAAGAAGGACAAGCTGGACCCCGTGGACACCTGGCAGAGCGTCAGCTCGGCGAGGTTCGTCTACTCCGACCGCGACCTCAGCTTCAAGTTTCAGCTGCTCCAGCTGAACGAGGACACCCTCCCCTTCTTCTTCGGCGGCGGGAAGGTGACGGAGACGGCGACCGGGTCCGGCCTCTACAAGTACGAGATGGCGGCCGAGCCGAAGTTCGACGAGCGGATGCTGGGGCTGGAGTTCACCGACGGGGACGAGGTGACGTATCGCATGATCGTCGCCCGTGGCCAGGTGACCGAGACGGAGGAGATCGCCCTCGTCCGCACCGCCCCCGTGAAGCTGGGCGTCACCTTCACGGCGCTGGCGACGGTGGACGACGCGCCGCTGGCGACGTTCCTGATGAAGGACCCGAGCTTCAGCGCGGCCTGA